A window of the Kosakonia sp. BYX6 genome harbors these coding sequences:
- a CDS encoding RHS repeat-associated core domain-containing protein has product MSDKHAARQGDQIIHSSVFADITSLVAEGVAYAAIGSAVAFAATAAAPLLGAGAAAASVASIGSSCILSGIVGGILANVAGITDDISHAANSLGDALFPPSPAGTIVTGSSNVLTNNKLAARAAGELTSGETPPAQPQSAESFADYAGVLLAGAKHFGSEMWQPTVGSVDAGTSPLEQDKVVCDKHAGPQYLAQGSKSVFINGQPAVRAKDKTTCEAAISDDVSPNVIIGGDTLTVRDIKSGKVPGLAVAMIALSLVRGRPGKILKNMPCALASAGSGMLADMAVNAVFGSSHPVHAATGVKVLNDENELDFVLPGRFPLQFQRSYNSLTTRVGLFGLGWATVFDSYLALNGEEVTWFDETGRELRFELPSVTSALYSISEGVIIRRNEAGDIAIADDDGAVWRLFKPTRENPAILRLASLSDEYGNALETGWDEHGRLVRIHDAPCAIDVSLAYEDDRFPERITSASHFDGERHWPLMRWGYDARGQLTTVTDATEIVRREFRYNNDGLMVWHRVASGLESEYRWAMFDHWRVIENRTNTGDGCRFAYDLDAGLTTVTHYDGHARQHYWNTQGLIVRFVDERGESWRFEWNDDEQLTRRVDPLGHAMTFVYDEMGNRVQETDAEGRSRFTHWLQNRALPAVITEPGGSATCFYYDEHFGLARTVDALGQATVRRRDEFGQVIEEFDAAGNRRQQEYNDAGQVIRETDCSGHVTRYHYHPLGWLQSIQAADGEETRYHYDAAGRPVQLERAEGWQETLVWNEQGLPAQHEAPDGSRSEFRYDTTGRLVATRNSMGEEIRRSWDSRGRLIALHNENGEAYQFRWGADSLLLEEQGLDGVISRYTYDACGRTLTRTFAADHPQAITHRFNWSTAGQLLARTTPEGQTRWHWSATGVPERISQHPQLDENSWSTQAEQEIIFTFDALGRVTGEQGENGTLAWRYDALGNRTSTQLPDGRALKHFYYGSGHLLSIVLDNLPISDFSRDTLHREVSRTQGLLTTRSDYDRLGRLHHRDVFTGNAQRPAPRRWSRRWDYDHRNNLVREERDDNPFNWYRWKYDDAGRLLTQDGTLPGQEQWRWDGAGNPVDNPLQQAVQHNRVTQLNGIRWRYDIHGRTVEKDNGQTCWHYRYDGEHRLTDVISQSRDRNKPQVQVSFRYDPLGRRISKTRRQMRAGQAIGRTVTTRFVWDGFRLLQEIHDNVPLTYVYSDQTSHDPLARIDGINDPEIYWFHCQPNGTPERLTDAEGEIRWEGQNSAWGKLLREPQLRAPEYAQNLRMQGQYLDRETGLHYNLFRYYDPDCGRFTQQDPIGLAGGINLYQYAPNALGWVDPWGLSQRKCSNTNIHSGNNTSNIRHQSGSAIIHWHDNRSRNNRFGHYSVEVKINGMSLHTHQAGAPGELTMITTRGFERLPPAAKMAELKLPKADEAVKYLGGVLDKNGPIYDLKNQSCVTHVCDVLRSGGVEVPTEPGAQMKFLLKLLK; this is encoded by the coding sequence ATGAGCGACAAACACGCCGCCCGCCAGGGCGATCAAATTATTCACTCCAGCGTTTTCGCCGATATCACAAGCCTGGTCGCGGAAGGTGTAGCCTATGCGGCGATCGGTTCGGCAGTGGCATTTGCCGCAACCGCCGCAGCGCCGCTGTTGGGCGCAGGTGCCGCCGCTGCCAGTGTGGCCTCTATCGGCTCAAGTTGTATTTTGAGCGGCATTGTCGGCGGCATCCTCGCCAATGTCGCCGGGATCACGGATGACATTAGTCATGCAGCCAATAGCCTTGGCGACGCATTGTTCCCTCCTTCTCCTGCGGGAACCATTGTTACCGGCTCATCGAATGTGTTGACCAACAACAAGTTGGCAGCGCGGGCTGCCGGGGAATTAACCTCCGGCGAAACGCCGCCCGCGCAGCCGCAATCGGCGGAGAGTTTTGCCGACTACGCCGGGGTGTTACTTGCAGGGGCGAAACATTTTGGCAGTGAGATGTGGCAGCCAACGGTGGGCTCGGTGGACGCCGGAACCTCGCCGCTGGAACAGGATAAAGTTGTCTGCGACAAACACGCGGGTCCGCAATACCTGGCGCAGGGTTCCAAAAGCGTATTCATCAACGGGCAGCCCGCCGTCAGGGCGAAAGACAAAACCACCTGCGAAGCGGCCATTTCCGATGACGTCTCGCCAAACGTGATTATCGGCGGCGACACCCTCACCGTACGTGATATCAAAAGCGGCAAAGTGCCAGGGCTGGCGGTCGCGATGATCGCGCTTTCTTTGGTCCGTGGTCGCCCCGGAAAAATACTTAAAAATATGCCCTGTGCACTCGCTTCTGCGGGGAGCGGCATGCTGGCGGATATGGCGGTTAATGCTGTTTTTGGCTCATCGCACCCGGTGCATGCCGCAACAGGTGTAAAAGTCCTTAACGATGAAAATGAACTCGATTTTGTCTTGCCAGGACGTTTTCCGCTCCAATTTCAGCGTAGTTACAACAGCCTGACCACACGCGTCGGGCTTTTTGGCCTCGGCTGGGCGACCGTTTTTGACAGCTACCTGGCTCTGAACGGCGAAGAGGTCACCTGGTTCGATGAAACCGGACGTGAATTACGTTTCGAACTGCCTTCGGTCACGAGCGCGTTATACAGCATTAGCGAAGGGGTAATCATCCGCCGCAACGAAGCGGGTGATATTGCCATCGCTGATGATGACGGCGCGGTCTGGCGGTTGTTTAAGCCGACGCGGGAAAACCCCGCGATTCTGCGGCTGGCATCGCTCAGCGATGAGTACGGCAACGCGCTGGAAACCGGCTGGGATGAGCATGGCAGGTTGGTGCGCATTCACGATGCGCCTTGTGCTATAGACGTGTCGCTGGCGTATGAGGATGACCGTTTTCCTGAGCGGATAACATCTGCCAGCCATTTTGACGGTGAACGTCACTGGCCGCTGATGCGCTGGGGCTACGACGCGCGCGGGCAACTCACCACGGTGACCGATGCGACAGAGATTGTCCGCCGGGAATTTCGTTACAACAATGATGGGCTGATGGTCTGGCACCGCGTAGCCAGCGGGCTGGAGAGCGAATATCGCTGGGCGATGTTTGACCATTGGAGAGTGATCGAAAACCGCACAAATACCGGAGACGGCTGCCGCTTTGCCTACGATCTCGATGCCGGTTTAACCACTGTTACGCACTATGACGGCCATGCGCGTCAACATTACTGGAACACACAGGGGTTGATTGTGCGTTTCGTTGATGAGCGCGGTGAGAGCTGGCGCTTTGAATGGAATGACGATGAGCAACTGACTCGCCGTGTTGATCCGCTTGGCCACGCGATGACCTTCGTCTATGACGAGATGGGTAATCGGGTGCAAGAAACCGATGCCGAAGGGCGCTCTCGTTTCACGCACTGGTTGCAGAACCGCGCGCTGCCTGCGGTGATTACCGAACCCGGCGGCAGCGCAACATGCTTTTATTACGACGAACATTTCGGCCTGGCGCGTACCGTGGATGCCCTCGGGCAGGCAACAGTCCGGCGACGCGATGAATTTGGTCAGGTTATTGAAGAGTTTGATGCGGCAGGAAACCGTCGGCAGCAGGAGTATAACGACGCAGGTCAGGTCATCCGTGAAACCGATTGCTCCGGGCATGTCACGCGTTATCACTATCATCCTCTGGGCTGGTTGCAGTCCATCCAGGCGGCAGATGGCGAAGAGACGCGCTACCACTACGATGCCGCAGGACGCCCTGTACAACTGGAGCGGGCGGAAGGTTGGCAGGAAACGCTGGTCTGGAACGAGCAAGGTCTTCCGGCGCAGCATGAAGCGCCGGACGGTAGTCGCAGTGAATTTCGCTATGACACGACCGGCCGATTGGTTGCGACACGCAACAGCATGGGGGAGGAGATCCGCCGCAGTTGGGACAGCCGCGGACGCCTTATCGCTCTGCATAATGAGAACGGCGAAGCTTATCAGTTCCGCTGGGGGGCGGATTCTCTGTTGCTGGAAGAGCAGGGGCTGGATGGTGTCATAAGCCGCTATACCTATGATGCCTGCGGACGCACGCTGACGCGCACGTTTGCCGCCGATCATCCGCAAGCGATAACGCATCGTTTCAACTGGAGTACGGCCGGGCAACTGCTCGCGCGGACAACGCCGGAAGGGCAGACGCGCTGGCACTGGTCTGCGACAGGGGTTCCTGAGCGCATCAGCCAGCATCCGCAACTTGATGAAAACAGCTGGAGCACGCAAGCCGAGCAAGAAATTATTTTCACTTTTGACGCGCTTGGACGTGTGACGGGGGAGCAGGGGGAAAATGGAACCCTGGCCTGGCGCTACGATGCGCTGGGCAATCGCACGTCTACGCAGTTGCCTGATGGACGCGCGTTAAAACATTTTTATTACGGCAGCGGCCATCTGTTGAGCATCGTGCTGGATAACCTGCCGATCAGTGATTTCAGCCGCGATACATTGCACCGCGAAGTGAGCCGAACGCAAGGACTGCTGACCACCCGCAGCGACTACGATCGTCTCGGGCGGCTGCATCATCGTGATGTTTTTACTGGTAATGCGCAGCGCCCGGCGCCGCGCCGCTGGTCACGCCGCTGGGATTACGATCATCGCAATAACCTGGTTCGTGAAGAGCGCGACGATAATCCGTTCAACTGGTATCGCTGGAAATATGACGATGCTGGACGTCTGTTAACACAGGATGGCACGCTGCCGGGCCAGGAGCAGTGGCGCTGGGACGGCGCAGGTAACCCGGTGGATAATCCGCTGCAGCAAGCTGTTCAGCACAATCGCGTGACACAGTTGAATGGCATCCGCTGGCGGTATGACATCCATGGGCGCACCGTAGAAAAGGATAACGGTCAGACGTGCTGGCACTACCGTTATGACGGCGAGCATCGTCTTACGGATGTTATCAGTCAGTCTCGCGATCGTAATAAGCCGCAGGTGCAGGTCAGCTTTCGCTATGATCCGCTGGGGCGACGTATCAGTAAAACGCGGCGCCAGATGCGTGCAGGCCAGGCGATCGGCCGCACTGTTACCACGCGTTTTGTCTGGGATGGTTTCCGGTTGTTGCAGGAAATCCACGACAATGTGCCGCTGACGTATGTCTACAGCGACCAGACGAGCCATGATCCGCTGGCGCGCATTGACGGCATTAACGATCCGGAAATTTACTGGTTCCACTGCCAACCAAACGGTACACCGGAGCGCCTGACCGATGCCGAAGGGGAGATCCGCTGGGAAGGGCAAAACAGCGCGTGGGGTAAACTGTTGCGCGAACCTCAGCTGCGCGCGCCGGAATACGCCCAGAATCTGCGCATGCAGGGGCAGTACCTGGATCGTGAAACGGGCTTACACTACAATCTGTTTCGTTACTACGACCCGGACTGCGGCAGATTTACTCAGCAGGATCCGATAGGTCTGGCAGGTGGGATAAACCTCTACCAATACGCGCCAAATGCGCTCGGGTGGGTGGACCCGTGGGGGTTGAGCCAGCGGAAATGTTCTAATACCAACATACATTCAGGAAACAACACGTCTAATATTAGACATCAATCTGGTTCAGCAATAATCCACTGGCATGACAATCGCTCACGGAATAATAGATTTGGTCATTATTCTGTTGAAGTGAAGATTAATGGCATGAGTTTACATACACACCAAGCAGGAGCGCCGGGAGAATTAACAATGATAACCACTCGCGGTTTTGAACGTTTACCTCCAGCAGCAAAAATGGCCGAACTTAAATTGCCGAAAGCTGATGAAGCCGTTAAATATTTGGGTGGGGTGCTAGATAAAAATGGACCTATTTATGATCTTAAAAATCAAAGTTGCGTGACACATGTCTGTGATGTCTTAAGAAGTGGAGGGGTAGAGGTTCCTACTGAACCTGGCGCGCAAATGAAGTTTCTTTTGAAATTATTAAAATAA
- the fumA gene encoding class I fumarate hydratase FumA → MSNKPFVYQDPFPLAKDNTEYYLLSREHVSIADFDGQEVLKVEPQALTLLAQQAFHDASFLLRPSHQKQVAAILADPQASENDKYVALQFLRNSEIAAKGILPTCQDTGTAIIMGKKGQRVWTGGGDEAALARGVYNTYTQDNLRYSQNAPLDMYNEVNTGTNLPAQIDLYSVDGDEYKFLCVAKGGGSANKTYLYQETKALITPAKLKNYLVEKMRTLGTAACPPYHIAFVIGGTSAESTLKTVKLASTRYYDGLPTEGNEHGQAFRDVQLEQELMQEAQDLGLGAQFGGKYFAHDIRVIRLPRHGASCPIGMGVSCSADRNIKAKINREGIWIEKMEHNPGQYIPEELRQQGEGDVAKINLNQPMKEILAQLSAFPVSTRVSLNGTIIVARDIAHAKLKELIDNGEELPQYVKDHPIYYAGPAKTPEGYASGSLGPTTAGRMDSYVDLLQSHGASMIMLAKGNRSQQVTDACAKHGGFYLGSIGGPAAVLAQQSIKSLECVAYPELGMEAIWKIEVENFPAFILVDDKGNDFFQQIQNRQCTGCSQR, encoded by the coding sequence ATGTCGAACAAACCTTTTGTTTATCAGGACCCGTTCCCGCTGGCGAAAGACAATACGGAATATTATTTGCTGAGCCGCGAACATGTTTCCATCGCCGATTTTGATGGTCAGGAAGTGCTGAAGGTTGAGCCACAAGCATTGACGCTGCTGGCGCAACAGGCCTTCCATGACGCCTCTTTCCTGCTGCGTCCGTCTCATCAGAAACAGGTTGCTGCGATCCTGGCCGACCCACAAGCGAGCGAAAACGACAAATACGTTGCTCTGCAATTCCTGCGTAACTCGGAAATTGCCGCGAAAGGGATTCTCCCGACCTGCCAGGACACCGGCACGGCAATCATTATGGGGAAAAAAGGTCAACGCGTATGGACCGGCGGCGGCGATGAAGCGGCGCTGGCACGCGGCGTCTATAACACCTACACCCAAGATAACCTGCGCTATTCACAGAACGCCCCGCTGGATATGTACAACGAGGTGAACACCGGCACGAACCTGCCTGCGCAGATTGATCTCTATAGCGTGGATGGGGATGAGTATAAATTCCTGTGCGTTGCGAAAGGCGGCGGTTCAGCGAACAAAACCTATCTCTATCAAGAAACCAAAGCGCTGATCACCCCGGCTAAGCTGAAAAACTACCTGGTTGAGAAAATGCGTACCCTCGGTACCGCGGCATGCCCGCCGTACCATATCGCCTTTGTGATTGGCGGAACGTCCGCAGAATCCACGCTGAAAACCGTGAAACTGGCTTCCACGCGCTACTATGACGGTCTGCCGACCGAAGGCAACGAGCACGGCCAGGCGTTCCGCGATGTGCAACTGGAACAGGAATTGATGCAAGAAGCACAGGATCTGGGCCTGGGCGCCCAGTTTGGCGGCAAATACTTTGCTCATGACATCCGCGTAATTCGTCTGCCGCGCCACGGCGCATCCTGTCCGATTGGTATGGGTGTCTCCTGCTCTGCCGACCGTAATATCAAAGCGAAGATTAACCGCGAAGGGATCTGGATTGAGAAGATGGAGCACAATCCGGGCCAGTACATACCGGAAGAACTGCGCCAGCAGGGCGAAGGTGATGTGGCGAAAATCAATCTAAATCAGCCGATGAAAGAGATCCTCGCACAGCTCTCCGCATTCCCGGTTTCTACGCGCGTATCGCTTAACGGCACCATTATCGTGGCGCGTGATATTGCCCACGCGAAACTGAAAGAACTGATTGATAACGGCGAAGAATTGCCGCAGTACGTGAAAGATCACCCGATCTACTACGCAGGCCCAGCAAAAACGCCGGAGGGTTATGCGTCTGGTTCACTTGGCCCAACCACCGCGGGCCGTATGGATTCCTACGTTGATCTGCTGCAATCTCACGGTGCGAGCATGATTATGCTGGCGAAAGGTAACCGCAGCCAGCAGGTAACAGATGCCTGTGCTAAACACGGCGGCTTCTATCTGGGGAGCATTGGTGGCCCGGCGGCGGTACTGGCGCAGCAGAGCATTAAGAGCCTCGAATGCGTCGCTTATCCAGAGCTGGGTATGGAGGCTATCTGGAAGATTGAAGTGGAGAACTTCCCGGCGTTTATCCTGGTGGATGATAAAGGCAATGACTTCTTCCAGCAGATCCAGAACAGACAGTGCACAGGCTGTAGCCAGCGCTAA